In Roseofilum casamattae BLCC-M143, the following proteins share a genomic window:
- the petM gene encoding cytochrome b6-f complex subunit PetM, which produces MGAEILNAALLSSTLIMVGLGLGFLLLKIQNSVEGKSE; this is translated from the coding sequence ATGGGCGCTGAAATTTTAAATGCGGCACTTCTGTCTTCAACATTAATCATGGTGGGCTTGGGTTTGGGCTTTCTCCTGCTGAAAATTCAAAACAGCGTTGAAGGCAAATCTGAGTAA